From Dehalococcoidia bacterium, the proteins below share one genomic window:
- the pyrR gene encoding bifunctional pyr operon transcriptional regulator/uracil phosphoribosyltransferase PyrR, with protein MPEKVILDQEDIRRAITRIAHEIVERNHGCDGIILMGVHTRGVPLAKRIAASIQEFEHTEVPVGDLDISLHRDDLLSFEVQPFLRPTNIPADIEGKRIVLVDDVLYTGRSTRAAMDALIDHGRPLSIQLVVLIDRGHREIPIRADFVGKNMPTSRDEEVEVRLKEIDGRDEVAIVKDGSKRESI; from the coding sequence ATGCCTGAGAAAGTGATCCTAGACCAGGAAGATATCCGCCGTGCCATAACCCGCATCGCCCATGAGATCGTGGAGCGAAATCACGGTTGCGACGGCATTATTCTTATGGGGGTGCACACCCGTGGCGTACCCCTAGCGAAGAGGATCGCTGCAAGTATACAGGAGTTCGAACATACCGAAGTCCCCGTTGGCGACCTGGATATCAGCCTTCATCGCGATGACCTTCTCTCTTTCGAGGTGCAACCCTTCCTCCGTCCTACAAATATCCCCGCCGATATCGAGGGGAAGCGTATCGTCCTGGTCGATGATGTCCTCTATACCGGACGCAGCACTCGTGCCGCCATGGATGCCCTTATCGACCATGGGCGGCCGCTGTCCATTCAGCTGGTGGTGCTTATTGACCGCGGCCATCGAGAGATACCAATCCGCGCCGACTTCGTGGGAAAGAATATGCCCACGTCAAGGGATGAGGAGGTCGAGGTGCGTCTCAAGGAAATCGATGGCAGAGATGAGGTGGCCATTGTAAAAGATGGGAGTAAGCGGGAGTCAATCTAA
- a CDS encoding dihydroorotase has product MIKERLDRQPESLLISGGRIIDPSQNYDAIGDLFIADGKIRWLSTEKSEPAPENCQIVHARGMAVCPGFIDIHCHLRQPGFEEKETIYTGTRAAARGGFTTVCCMPNTEPPLDTGATVQYIMEVAANEGVVRVLPVGCVSRDRAGSELADLGELSTCGVIGFSDDGNPVADPLLMRRALEYSRGSGLPVIDHCEDLNLSAGGVMNEGAVASRLALKGTPPAAEEDMVARDIELARATGGRLHIAHVSTAGSVALIRRAKGEGVWVTAEVTPHHLTLTEEAVAGYNTNAKVNPPLRTARDVQALIEGLKEGVIDAIATDHAPHTVEDKMCQFDQAPFGISGFETALGSLMGLVHQGRIDLVTLISKLTHGPASFLSRDDLGTLKAGATADVTIFDPDAEWTVDPSTFASKGKNTPLSGYVLKGRVMLTVVGGTVAYSNNTTPINLKGRNR; this is encoded by the coding sequence TTGATCAAGGAGCGCCTTGACCGCCAGCCTGAGAGCCTGCTTATCAGCGGTGGTCGTATAATCGACCCCTCGCAGAACTACGATGCCATTGGCGACCTTTTTATCGCCGATGGTAAGATCCGCTGGCTCAGCACGGAGAAGAGCGAACCAGCACCTGAGAACTGCCAGATAGTCCATGCCAGGGGGATGGCAGTCTGCCCCGGGTTTATCGACATTCACTGCCACCTGCGCCAGCCTGGATTCGAGGAGAAGGAGACCATCTATACAGGTACCCGCGCCGCAGCCAGGGGCGGGTTCACCACCGTTTGCTGCATGCCTAACACCGAGCCGCCTTTAGATACCGGAGCTACGGTGCAATACATTATGGAGGTAGCTGCCAACGAAGGTGTGGTCCGCGTCCTGCCAGTTGGTTGTGTTAGCAGAGACAGGGCAGGAAGCGAGCTCGCCGACCTCGGCGAGCTTTCCACATGCGGAGTTATAGGCTTCAGCGACGATGGCAACCCGGTAGCCGACCCCTTGCTCATGCGGCGCGCCCTGGAGTACAGCAGGGGCTCCGGTTTACCTGTTATCGATCACTGCGAAGACCTAAACCTCAGCGCGGGGGGGGTGATGAACGAGGGCGCAGTGGCGAGCCGACTGGCGCTTAAAGGAACACCACCTGCCGCTGAGGAGGATATGGTCGCCAGGGATATTGAGCTGGCAAGGGCAACCGGCGGCAGGCTGCACATCGCTCATGTGAGCACCGCCGGCTCGGTTGCGCTCATCCGCCGTGCCAAAGGTGAGGGCGTTTGGGTTACTGCGGAGGTAACCCCACATCATCTAACCCTGACCGAGGAGGCGGTTGCTGGCTACAACACCAACGCCAAGGTGAACCCTCCGCTCAGAACAGCGCGGGATGTCCAGGCACTCATCGAAGGCCTGAAAGAGGGGGTGATCGATGCCATAGCCACCGACCATGCTCCGCACACCGTCGAGGACAAGATGTGCCAGTTCGACCAGGCTCCCTTTGGCATCAGCGGATTCGAGACCGCATTGGGCAGCCTAATGGGGCTGGTGCACCAAGGAAGGATCGATCTGGTGACACTTATCTCGAAACTTACGCACGGGCCGGCATCGTTCCTGAGTCGAGATGACCTGGGTACGCTAAAGGCCGGTGCCACGGCCGATGTCACAATATTCGACCCCGATGCTGAGTGGACGGTTGACCCCTCAACGTTCGCTTCCAAGGGCAAAAACACCCCCCTTAGCGGCTATGTTCTTAAAGGCAGGGTGATGCTCACAGTGGTCGGGGGGACGGTAGCGTATAGCAACAACACGACTCCTATTAACTTGAAGGGCAGAAACAGATAA
- the pyrB gene encoding aspartate carbamoyltransferase, whose translation MSLANRSLITIDDLSNKEIEAVFSLADGMSYSMNEQSSVCQGKIMASLFFEPSTRTRLSFEAAMHRLGGRVISVVEMGNTSLAKGESIADMARVVGSYADIIVIRHPWEGAARVVSDYAGVPVINAGDGGHEHPTQTLCDLYTIRKERHTLEGLKIALWGDLKYGRTIHSLAYALARFGATIHFRPGSGLGLPEHVIRKLTTEYGGILERYNDTKGVDKERIFPLDAIYMTPSKPHQLANIPDVSIQIEMKKGVDALYVTRLQRERLDIPAKGQELAKDYPVVDKKLLKGKQFKQTLVMHPLPRIDELACEIDADPRSMYFKQAAWGLPIRMALMSLLLGAKQLDIDEQEGQTFPSKKDYPVYRRDFGVKCQNKRCVSAQQTETRYIKPVFKIVANEPLTLRCIYCEHETQPPYIASSKWHQGTIEHKRYYDADSFMLGRIKPENLIIFDSKTVAQAEGFKPGRKALRE comes from the coding sequence ATGAGCCTAGCAAACAGAAGCCTGATCACCATAGACGACCTCTCAAATAAAGAGATTGAGGCAGTCTTTTCTCTAGCAGACGGGATGTCTTATTCGATGAATGAGCAATCAAGCGTGTGTCAGGGCAAGATCATGGCCAGCCTATTTTTCGAGCCCAGCACCAGGACCAGGCTTTCTTTCGAGGCGGCGATGCACCGGCTAGGTGGCAGGGTAATATCCGTGGTGGAGATGGGAAACACCTCGCTGGCAAAAGGCGAGAGCATCGCCGATATGGCAAGGGTGGTGGGAAGCTATGCCGATATAATCGTCATCAGGCACCCGTGGGAGGGGGCTGCCAGGGTGGTCTCCGACTATGCTGGCGTCCCGGTAATAAATGCCGGCGACGGGGGACATGAACACCCCACCCAGACCCTGTGCGACCTCTACACCATCAGGAAGGAGAGGCATACTCTTGAAGGGCTGAAGATTGCGCTCTGGGGCGACCTCAAATACGGGCGAACCATACATTCCCTAGCCTACGCGCTGGCCAGGTTCGGGGCAACCATCCATTTTCGTCCCGGCTCGGGCCTTGGTCTACCGGAGCACGTTATAAGGAAGCTGACTACCGAATATGGAGGTATACTGGAAAGATATAACGATACCAAAGGCGTGGATAAGGAGAGGATTTTCCCCCTGGATGCCATATATATGACCCCGAGCAAGCCGCATCAACTGGCAAATATACCCGATGTCAGCATCCAGATCGAGATGAAGAAGGGCGTTGATGCCCTTTATGTTACCAGACTTCAGAGAGAGAGACTTGATATACCAGCAAAAGGACAGGAATTGGCGAAGGACTACCCGGTAGTGGATAAAAAACTCCTGAAAGGAAAACAGTTCAAGCAAACACTTGTTATGCACCCATTACCACGTATCGATGAGCTTGCCTGTGAGATCGATGCTGACCCCAGAAGCATGTACTTCAAACAAGCAGCTTGGGGGTTACCGATTAGAATGGCCCTCATGTCCCTCCTGCTCGGAGCTAAACAGTTAGATATCGATGAGCAGGAAGGGCAAACCTTCCCCTCAAAGAAAGACTATCCCGTTTACAGGCGCGATTTTGGGGTCAAGTGCCAAAATAAAAGATGCGTGTCCGCCCAGCAAACGGAAACAAGGTATATTAAGCCTGTATTCAAAATAGTAGCCAACGAGCCTTTAACGCTTAGGTGTATCTATTGCGAGCACGAGACGCAACCGCCCTATATCGCCAGCTCCAAGTGGCATCAAGGGACTATAGAACACAAGAGATACTACGATGCAGATAGCTTCATGCTTGGACGAATAAAACCGGAGAATCTCATTATATTTGATTCAAAAACGGTCGCTCAAGCTGAGGGATTCAAGCCGGGCAGAAAGGCCCTTCGGGAATGA